The Saccharomyces mikatae IFO 1815 strain IFO1815 genome assembly, chromosome: 15 DNA window GGGAAGAGGAAAACCACTACTTTCCCGCGGCAATCGTTTAAAAAATAGCAAACCTGGCTTGGACAATAGCTTCCGAACGAGGGTTTAAACCAAATCTCGGATAATCTCTTTgaccaaaaaaagaaaaattccagGCACATAAAAGGGTTTTTAAAGGCACCTGGGCACCCCTATAATAAGCATTCTTACTTTTCGCACTTACGAATTCACATAGTTATCATAAAACACAAATTCATATACGAAAGTATAGAGAACGCATGCATCGTTCAAGAACAAGTAAATCTTCATAGCGACAGTGAATATGATACAAACGTAGAGATATTGAGGCATGTGAAAAGGAATAGATGCCAGGTGCCAGATGATACCTCGTTTGTGAAGGAGTCCAAGCATAAGAAGTTTATATAAATAGAGCTACTTTGATCATCTATCTTTGTGAATATGccttcattattatcttcCTTGTAGTACTTATATCAGCactaaaaaacaaaacaaatacaATGGTCAAATTAACTTCAATTGCCGCTGGTGTTGCCGCTATCGCCGCTGGTGTTGCTGCTGCCCCAGCCACCACCACTTTATCTCCATCTGACGAAAGAGTCAACCTGGTTGAACTGGGTGTCTACGTCTCTGATATCAGAGCCCACTTGGctcaatattatttattccaAGCCGCTCATCCAACTGAAACATACCCAGTCGAAGTTGCTGAAGCTGTCTTCAACTACGGCGATTTCA harbors:
- the SMKI15G5180 gene encoding SRP1/TIP1 family protein; this encodes MVKLTSIAAGVAAIAAGVAAAPATTTLSPSDERVNLVELGVYVSDIRAHLAQYYLFQAAHPTETYPVEVAEAVFNYGDFTTMLTGVAPEQVTRMITGVPWYSTRLKPAISKALSNDGIYTAIPK